A segment of the Planktothrix serta PCC 8927 genome:
TATTGCTCAAGCGTTAGTGGAACGTCACCAAGCCGGGGTTCAAGTAAGAGTAATTTTAGAAAATACCTATCGTCGTCCTTGGAGTTCATTGAAATTCACAGAAATTCAGCAGTTACCTGAACGAGAAAAGGATCGATATCAGGAATTTATATTATTAGCAGATTTGAACCGAGATGGAACAGTTAGCTCAGAGGAAAGTCAGCAACGAGATGCTTTAATATTGTTAGAAAATGCCGGAATTCCGATTGTTGATGATACTGAAGATGGCTCAAAGGGGACAGGGTTAATGCACCATAAATTTATGGTCGTTGATAGCAAAAATATAATTATTACTTCTGCTAACTGGACAACTAGCGATGTTCATGGGGATTTTCAAGCCTTAGAAAGTCAAGGAAATGCGAATAATTTATTAAAGATTGAAAATGCAAAATTAGCCCAATTATTAACTCAAGAGTTTGATTTAATGTGGGGGGATGGCGTTGGCAAAAAAAAGGATAGTTTATTTGGAATTGAAAAACCTTTTCGAGGTAATCAGACTATTTTAGTCGGGAATATTCCTGTTACCGTTCAATTTTCTCCTACCTCTGGAAAACAACCTTGGCAAAATAGCACGAATGGTTTAATTGAACAACAGTTACAAAAGGCTACTCAATCCTTTAATTTTGCCTTATTTGTATTTTCTTCTCAAGCTATTGTGAATACCTTAGAAAAAAAACATCAAAATCAGGTATTAATTCAAGGATTAATTGACCCTGATTTTGCCTATCGTTCCTATAGTGAAGGTTTGG
Coding sequences within it:
- a CDS encoding DUF655 domain-containing protein, which encodes IAQALVERHQAGVQVRVILENTYRRPWSSLKFTEIQQLPEREKDRYQEFILLADLNRDGTVSSEESQQRDALILLENAGIPIVDDTEDGSKGTGLMHHKFMVVDSKNIIITSANWTTSDVHGDFQALESQGNANNLLKIENAKLAQLLTQEFDLMWGDGVGKKKDSLFGIEKPFRGNQTILVGNIPVTVQFSPTSGKQPWQNSTNGLIEQQLQKATQSFNFALFVFSSQAIVNTLEKKHQNQVLIQGLIDPDFAYRSYSEGLDMMGIALVNQCRYEAENHPWKQPLSTIGIPNLYPSDRLHHKFGIIDGKIVITGSHNWTEAANTQNDETLIVIKNQTVADHFQREFERLYQNSTLGIPSWLLTKIEKDLKACGGSIATKSTNSKAVETVNSASSDIKINLNTATQAELETLPGVGAKLAQNIIATRQKKPFTSLKDLDQMPGVGPKLLEKISDRVTW